The DNA segment GGACGGGGTTCACCATCTCTTATTAGAAAAGACAGGGCCCTACAGTCATTTCCTTTTCGAAAACACTAAAATATATTCCTTTTAACTACCATTCATTACCAGCTTTCTAAGTCAAATGAAGAATTCACTCACAAGTTCAAGCCATCGATGGTAAGCTTTTGTGATGTTGGACCTCCTCCAAGCTTTAAGGTCAAAAACATTCATCCCATACAGCCATGCACAATGATCATAATGGAAGTTGGATGATATAAGTGGgtttgaaaaattcaaatagTCCTTCAATTTTCTTCCTGGGCAACAGTTAGATCCACACCATGAATCAAAAACAGCACCAACAACTTTTCCATTGAGATCTAATTCCCACAGAGATGATAAGTCATGTTGTACTACAATATCATCATCCAAGAACACTATCTTGTCAAGATCTGGAAACAGCTGCATAGCCCACAAAAGTCAGATAATAAATCAATCTTCACTAAAGATGCATAGGCAACAATATCCGCCCAATTAATCAATCCAGTTGAGAAATTTATTAGGAAAGTCAGGGGTATTAACCTCAGGAATATAAATCCGTAGATGATTCATAAGGGAGAGGCAGCTGGGGCTTAGAGCCTCTAACTTCCTTTTATGCTGTCCATCAAATTCAAAGTTGTCTTCTTTTAAATTGTTGTAGTAATGACTCCAAATTAAGCGGTGAATCTCTAACATCTCCTTAACCCCAACATTCACTTCCTGGGACCAATCGTATTGATGCAGTCCCTTGACTTCCACCACCGCTGATTCAATAGAATTGGTAGCAAACCATGCATGCATTGGAGTGTACGTTTTCTTGTCTGTGACTATATGAAACACCAATTTTTCAGGGTTGGCTGCACTTTGGACCGCAGAGGAGATGACAACAGAGGCAGCAAGTACATTATCAGTTAGGAGAACAAGGTGGTGGAAGGAAGAGTCAGCAAGGCGGGAAACAGATTCAGGCGGAGGTAAACGAGATCGGGCCATGGCATTTACCGCATACTCTTCAGCCAGTTTGAGACAAAGGCAATGTACACTTTTGGGAACACCATGCGAAGCTAAATGCCAGTAAATTGACTCACGCTGTCTGGCTGATTGAACCTTACGCTCCATCTTCAAAATCTGCATATTCAGAAAATAAATGGAGGATTGGTGCTTTGACATTGTAATGCTAGCACAACAAAAGTTCTTTGCTTAAAAAGCAAACTAATGGCTGAATAGAGCTTAAAAATTCATGCTGTCATCCTCTCCAGTTCAGTGTTCTCAGTTCAATTCCATTAGAACACACAGGAGGTCTAAGCTATTCTCCATATTTGTTCTCTGGGCCAAATAATTTATTCCAATGAACCACATTAGCTAGGTAAGATAGGCTAATTAGCATCAGAAGAAAAGTCAGGTATAATGTTGGTTAACATTTTTCAAGacaatatgaaatttatttttgcaagAAAGGAAAGATAAATACTTTTGACAAATGATCTTGCCCTGGTAGTAATTTGTGGCTACAGTAGAGTGGACAACATGCATTCAGACCAATGCTAAAAGATATGCAGACAAAACAATGCCAAAATGCCCTTGgatcattttaaatttagagTTCTCTCACCTCTCCATTCACATTATAATACAGGATATCTGAATCAGAAACACATCCTTTAGGTTGCAGGGTGCGTCAGACTTcatgagtggaaaaaaaaaacacctctTTTGACCAAAAATTGCATTTCTAAGATATTGCTACAACATGGTGGTTCAGAACCTATTAGCATCCTATATGCTGGTATCATCATTAAGATATTTAAGACAAGGGTAATATTAGCATACGTTACCATCGGTATTCTCCAAGGAACTATTGTTTTACTATCAATTTTCTCCTACATTCATGACAAAAATATCAATCAGCAATGTAAAACACGAGTAAATACTTTAGCGCCAccaacaaattttttaataaaaatgataggtTAAAAGATGAAGTAAATACGTTagca comes from the Vitis vinifera cultivar Pinot Noir 40024 chromosome 12, ASM3070453v1 genome and includes:
- the LOC100259182 gene encoding probable galacturonosyltransferase 15 isoform X1 encodes the protein MKFYISSAGIKKVAIPNSGSGKGSSAAANRRFSNRTFLPVVLLLAICLPFLFVRIAFLVLESATLCSSLADCIGLRVFGGSDLSAKLRDELTRALVEASQGEDGGRIETTSPASFNQLVEDMTSNGHDIKAFAFKTKAMILKMERKVQSARQRESIYWHLASHGVPKSVHCLCLKLAEEYAVNAMARSRLPPPESVSRLADSSFHHLVLLTDNVLAASVVISSAVQSAANPEKLVFHIVTDKKTYTPMHAWFATNSIESAVVEVKGLHQYDWSQEVNVGVKEMLEIHRLIWSHYYNNLKEDNFEFDGQHKRKLEALSPSCLSLMNHLRIYIPELFPDLDKIVFLDDDIVVQHDLSSLWELDLNGKVVGAVFDSWCGSNCCPGRKLKDYLNFSNPLISSNFHYDHCAWLYGMNVFDLKAWRRSNITKAYHRWLELNLNSGLGLWYPGALPPALMAFKGHVHPIDSSWHVAGLGCQASEVSRERLEAAAVVHFSGPAKPWLEIGFPEVRSLWTSHVNFSNKFIRKCRIKG
- the LOC100259182 gene encoding probable galacturonosyltransferase 15 isoform X2; this translates as MKFYISSAGIKKVAIPNSGSGKGSSAAANRRFSNRTFLPVVLLLAICLPFLFVRIAFLVLESATLCSSLDCIGLRVFGGSDLSAKLRDELTRALVEASQGEDGGRIETTSPASFNQLVEDMTSNGHDIKAFAFKTKAMILKMERKVQSARQRESIYWHLASHGVPKSVHCLCLKLAEEYAVNAMARSRLPPPESVSRLADSSFHHLVLLTDNVLAASVVISSAVQSAANPEKLVFHIVTDKKTYTPMHAWFATNSIESAVVEVKGLHQYDWSQEVNVGVKEMLEIHRLIWSHYYNNLKEDNFEFDGQHKRKLEALSPSCLSLMNHLRIYIPELFPDLDKIVFLDDDIVVQHDLSSLWELDLNGKVVGAVFDSWCGSNCCPGRKLKDYLNFSNPLISSNFHYDHCAWLYGMNVFDLKAWRRSNITKAYHRWLELNLNSGLGLWYPGALPPALMAFKGHVHPIDSSWHVAGLGCQASEVSRERLEAAAVVHFSGPAKPWLEIGFPEVRSLWTSHVNFSNKFIRKCRIKG
- the LOC100259182 gene encoding probable galacturonosyltransferase 15 isoform X3, which codes for MKFYISSAGIKKVAIPNSGSGKGSSAAANRRFSNRTFLPVVLLLAICLPFLFVRIAFLVLESATLCSSLADCIGLRVFGGSDLSALRDELTRALVEASQGEDGGRIETTSPASFNQLVEDMTSNGHDIKAFAFKTKAMILKMERKVQSARQRESIYWHLASHGVPKSVHCLCLKLAEEYAVNAMARSRLPPPESVSRLADSSFHHLVLLTDNVLAASVVISSAVQSAANPEKLVFHIVTDKKTYTPMHAWFATNSIESAVVEVKGLHQYDWSQEVNVGVKEMLEIHRLIWSHYYNNLKEDNFEFDGQHKRKLEALSPSCLSLMNHLRIYIPELFPDLDKIVFLDDDIVVQHDLSSLWELDLNGKVVGAVFDSWCGSNCCPGRKLKDYLNFSNPLISSNFHYDHCAWLYGMNVFDLKAWRRSNITKAYHRWLELNLNSGLGLWYPGALPPALMAFKGHVHPIDSSWHVAGLGCQASEVSRERLEAAAVVHFSGPAKPWLEIGFPEVRSLWTSHVNFSNKFIRKCRIKG
- the LOC100259182 gene encoding probable galacturonosyltransferase 15 isoform X5, with translation MKFYISSAGIKKVAIPNSGSGKGSSAAANRRFSNRTFLPVVLLLAICLPFLFVRIAFLVLESATLCSSLADCIGLRVFGGSDLSAILKMERKVQSARQRESIYWHLASHGVPKSVHCLCLKLAEEYAVNAMARSRLPPPESVSRLADSSFHHLVLLTDNVLAASVVISSAVQSAANPEKLVFHIVTDKKTYTPMHAWFATNSIESAVVEVKGLHQYDWSQEVNVGVKEMLEIHRLIWSHYYNNLKEDNFEFDGQHKRKLEALSPSCLSLMNHLRIYIPELFPDLDKIVFLDDDIVVQHDLSSLWELDLNGKVVGAVFDSWCGSNCCPGRKLKDYLNFSNPLISSNFHYDHCAWLYGMNVFDLKAWRRSNITKAYHRWLELNLNSGLGLWYPGALPPALMAFKGHVHPIDSSWHVAGLGCQASEVSRERLEAAAVVHFSGPAKPWLEIGFPEVRSLWTSHVNFSNKFIRKCRIKG
- the LOC100259182 gene encoding probable galacturonosyltransferase 15 isoform X4; amino-acid sequence: MKFYISSAGIKKVAIPNSGSGKGSSAAANRRFSNRTFLPVVLLLAICLPFLFVRIAFLVLESATLCSSLDCIGLRVFGGSDLSALRDELTRALVEASQGEDGGRIETTSPASFNQLVEDMTSNGHDIKAFAFKTKAMILKMERKVQSARQRESIYWHLASHGVPKSVHCLCLKLAEEYAVNAMARSRLPPPESVSRLADSSFHHLVLLTDNVLAASVVISSAVQSAANPEKLVFHIVTDKKTYTPMHAWFATNSIESAVVEVKGLHQYDWSQEVNVGVKEMLEIHRLIWSHYYNNLKEDNFEFDGQHKRKLEALSPSCLSLMNHLRIYIPELFPDLDKIVFLDDDIVVQHDLSSLWELDLNGKVVGAVFDSWCGSNCCPGRKLKDYLNFSNPLISSNFHYDHCAWLYGMNVFDLKAWRRSNITKAYHRWLELNLNSGLGLWYPGALPPALMAFKGHVHPIDSSWHVAGLGCQASEVSRERLEAAAVVHFSGPAKPWLEIGFPEVRSLWTSHVNFSNKFIRKCRIKG
- the LOC100259182 gene encoding probable galacturonosyltransferase 15 isoform X6, with protein sequence MKFYISSAGIKKVAIPNSGSGKGSSAAANRRFSNRTFLPVVLLLAICLPFLFVRIAFLVLESATLCSSLDCIGLRVFGGSDLSAILKMERKVQSARQRESIYWHLASHGVPKSVHCLCLKLAEEYAVNAMARSRLPPPESVSRLADSSFHHLVLLTDNVLAASVVISSAVQSAANPEKLVFHIVTDKKTYTPMHAWFATNSIESAVVEVKGLHQYDWSQEVNVGVKEMLEIHRLIWSHYYNNLKEDNFEFDGQHKRKLEALSPSCLSLMNHLRIYIPELFPDLDKIVFLDDDIVVQHDLSSLWELDLNGKVVGAVFDSWCGSNCCPGRKLKDYLNFSNPLISSNFHYDHCAWLYGMNVFDLKAWRRSNITKAYHRWLELNLNSGLGLWYPGALPPALMAFKGHVHPIDSSWHVAGLGCQASEVSRERLEAAAVVHFSGPAKPWLEIGFPEVRSLWTSHVNFSNKFIRKCRIKG